From one Nycticebus coucang isolate mNycCou1 chromosome 14, mNycCou1.pri, whole genome shotgun sequence genomic stretch:
- the LOC128565887 gene encoding olfactory receptor 5M10-like, whose protein sequence is MLSPNHTVVTEFILLGLTDDPVQERILFAVFLAIYLITLAGNLGMVVLIRTSSHLQTPMYFFLSHLSFVDICYSSNVTPHVLHDLLWDRRAISSGGCFAQCLLFIALVITELYILAAMGLDRYVAICSPLRYSSRMSPSVCASLVTATYVFGFLNGLSQALLTFRLPFCGSAEINHFYCADPPLLLLACGDTRVKKMAMRVVAGFTLSSSLSVILLSYLLISATVSRMRSAEGRRRAVSTCGSHLTIVSLFYGTLFCMYLRPPSEKSVEESKIIAVFYTFLSPMLNPLIYSLRNKDVILAMQQMTRRHFFPKIAV, encoded by the coding sequence ATGTTGTCCCCAAATCACACCGTGGTGACGGAATTTATTCTCCTGGGACTCACAGACGACCCCGTGCAGGAGAGGATTCTGTTCGCGGTGTTTCTGGCCATCTACCTCATCACGCTGGCGGGGAATCTGGGCATGGTCGTGCTGATCAGGACCAGCTCCCACCTCCAAAcgcccatgtacttcttcctcagcCACCTCTCCTTTGTGGACATTTGCTACTCCTCCAATGTCACCCCGCACGTGCTGCACGACCTCCTCTGGGACCGCAGGGCCATCTCCTCCGGCGGCTGCTTCGCGCAGTGTCTGCTCTTCATCGCTCTGGTCATCACCGAGCTCTACATCTTGGCCGCGATGGGCCTGGACCGCTACGTGGCCATCTGCAGCCCGCTCCGTTACTCCTCCAGGATGTCCCCGAGCGTCTGCGCCTCCCTGGTCACCGCCACCTACGTGTTCGGCTTCCTGAACGGACTCTCCCAGGCGCTGCTGACCTTCCGCTTGCCCTTCTGTGGCTCCGCTGAGATCAACCACTTCTACTGCGCGGATCCTCCCCTTCTCCTGCTGGCCTGCGGCGACACCCGGGTCAAGAAGATGGCCATGCGCGTGGTCGCCGGCTTCACCCTCTCCAGCTCTCTCTCGGTCATTCTCCTCTCCTACCTGCTCATCTCTGCCACGGTCTCGCGGATGCGTTCTGCGGAAGGCAGGCGCAGAGCCGTTTCCACCTGTGGTTCCCACCTGACCATCGTCTCTCTGTTTTATGGGACGCTCTTCTGCATGTATTTAAGGCCTCCATCAGAGAAGTCTGTCGAGGAATCCAAAATAATCGCAGTCTTTTATACTTTTCTGAGCCCAATGCTGAACCCCTTGATCTACAGCCTGAGGAACAAAGACGTGATCCTTGCCATGCAGCAAATGACTAGGAGacatttctttcctaaaattGCAGTTTAG